In Oryza sativa Japonica Group chromosome 3, ASM3414082v1, one DNA window encodes the following:
- the LOC4331605 gene encoding uncharacterized protein: MAVPGRRDDLVGDDLVDDDGIGEEYMAPSDDEEAQLPDELFRLADAAQSGNVAALRAALDNYSGNIDDPIEDGDTLLHIACLYGHLPCVQLLLERQASLECKDEEGAIPLHDACAGGFSDIVQYILNFAANIDGCVTRMLNTVDSEGDTPLHHAARGEHLGIVDLLLKAGACAKKENTYGQVPAEMADEGTEVRKLLIQEQVEASTHTSN; this comes from the exons ATGGCAGtccccggccgccgcgacgacctcgtcggcgacgacctcgtcgacgacgacgggatCGGCGAGGAGTACATGGCCCcctccgacgacgaggaggcgcaaCTGCCTGACGAACTCTtccgcctcgccgacgccgcccagtCCGGCAACGTCGCTGCCCTCCGCGCCGCGCTCG ATAATTATTCTGGCAACATTGATGATCCAATAGAAGATGGTGATACTCTGCTTCACATAGCATGCTTATATGGCCATCTACCTTGTGTTCAG CTACTGTTGGAACGTCAAGCTAGCTTGGAATGCAAAGATGAAGAAGGAGCAATTCCTCTTCATGATGCTTGTGCTGGAG GCTTTAGTGATATAGTCCAGTACATTTTGAATTTTGCTGCGAACATTGATGGCTGCGTAACAAGAATGCTCAACACTGTTGATTCTGAAGGCGACACT CCACTCCATCATGCTGCCAGAGGGGAACATCTGGGTATTGTGGATCTCTTGCTTAAAGCTGGGGCATGTGCCAAGAAGGAGAATACTTATGGCCAGGTCCCTGCTGAGATGGCTGATGAAGGCACTGAAGTCCGGAAACTGTTAATTCAAGAGCAAGTTGAGGCCAGCACACATACTAGCAATTAA
- the LOC4331606 gene encoding E3 ubiquitin-protein ligase RZFP34 isoform X1: protein MLRDPLSPSFFSSSLNRAAPRLPKYITVGAAVRRAVRAAGAGRARARSLGQSVSLREERGDPWQAWRTTRCRPSAAAAAAAVSCRGREIIGLAGGRRTQVLRATIPENSVSGSSVRGKLREMEMDLAVEQYGCVHYRRKCKIRAPCCGEIFDCRHCHNEAKDSLEVSISDRHEIPRHEIKLVICSLCNKEQDVQQDCSNCGACLGKYFCAKCNFYDDDVSKNQFHCDGCGICRTGGAENFFHCDKCGCCYSYVLKDSHHCVERAMHHNCPVCFEYLFDSTKDISALHCGHTIHLECLYEMRSHQQFSCPVCLRSACDMSHAWQKLDQEVAASPMPVIYQKKMVCKFSYLCSSVQPGNYTLNKSFCGFFGSVRYGSYATTVGRHRTCNSTYWDTSAPDAALTTPGRQEPPLLPRAPESEF, encoded by the exons ATGCTACGCgaccccctctccccctcgtttttctcctcttctttaaaccgcgccgcgccgcgcctacCCAAATATATAACCGTGGGTGCAGCCGTGCGCCGAGCCGTGCGTGCAGCAGGCGCAGGCCGTGCTCGTGCTCGCTCGCTCGGGCAGTCGGTCTCCCTCCGCGAGGAGAGAGGAGACCCTTGGCAAGCGTGGAGGACGACTCGGTGCCGGCCgagtgcggctgctgctgctgcggctgtctCCTGCCGTGGCCGCGAAATCATCGGGTTGGCCGGTGGTCGGCGCACGCAG GTGCTAAGAGCTACAATACCTGAGAATTCAGTTAGTGGATCATCAGTTCGAGGAAAGCTGCGAGAAATGGAGATGGACTTGGCAGTCGAGCAGTACGG ATGCGTGCATTACAGGAGGAAATGCAAGATAAGGGCGCCCTGCTGCGGCGAGATCTTCGATTGCAGGCACTGCCACAACGAAGCGAAG GACTCGTTGGAGGTCAGCATCAGCGACCGGCACGAGATCCCTCGCCATGAAATCAAGCTG GTTATCTGCTCTCTCTGCAACAAAGAACAGGAT GTACAACAGGATTGCTCCAATTGTGGGGCATGCTTGGGTAAATATTTCTGCGCAAAATGCAACTTTTATGATGACGAT GTATCAAAGAACCAATTTCACTGCGATGGATGTGGCATATGCAG AACTGGTGGTGCAGAGAACTTCTTTCACTGTGACAAATGCG GATGCTGCTACAGCTATGTGCTGAAGGATTCCCATCATTGTGTGGAAAGAGCAATGCACCATAACTGCCCTGTATGCTTCGAG TATCTATTTGACTCAACAAAAGACAtcagtgcactgcactgcggaCACACGATCCATCTGGAATGCCTATACGAGATGAGATCCCATCAACA ATTCTCTTGCCCGGTCTGCCTGAGGTCTGCTTGTGACATGTCCCATGCATGGCAAAAGCTTGATCAAGAG GTTGCAGCATCGCCGATGCCAGTGATCTATCAGAAGAAAATGGTATGTAAATTCAGTTACTTGTGTTCTTCAGTCCAACCAGGTAACTATACGCTGAACAAAAGTTTTTGTGGTTTTTTTGGCTCTGTCAGATATGGATCCTATGCAACGACTGTGGGACGACATCGAACGTGCAATTCCACATATTGGGACACAAGTGCCCCGGATGCAGCTCTTACAACACCCGGCAGACAAGAGCCGCCCCTGCTGCCGCGTGCTCCAGAGTCTGAATTCTGA
- the LOC4331606 gene encoding E3 ubiquitin-protein ligase RZFP34 isoform X2: MLRDPLSPSFFSSSLNRAAPRLPKYITVGAAVRRAVRAAGAGRARARSLGQSVSLREERGDPWQAWRTTRCRPSAAAAAAAVSCRGREIIGLAGGRRTQVLRATIPENSVSGSSVRGKLREMEMDLAVEQYGCVHYRRKCKIRAPCCGEIFDCRHCHNEAKDSLEVSISDRHEIPRHEIKLVICSLCNKEQDVQQDCSNCGACLGKYFCAKCNFYDDDVSKNQFHCDGCGICRTGGAENFFHCDKCGCCYSYVLKDSHHCVERAMHHNCPVCFEYLFDSTKDISALHCGHTIHLECLYEMRSHQQFSCPVCLRSACDMSHAWQKLDQEVAASPMPVIYQKKMIWILCNDCGTTSNVQFHILGHKCPGCSSYNTRQTRAAPAAACSRV; the protein is encoded by the exons ATGCTACGCgaccccctctccccctcgtttttctcctcttctttaaaccgcgccgcgccgcgcctacCCAAATATATAACCGTGGGTGCAGCCGTGCGCCGAGCCGTGCGTGCAGCAGGCGCAGGCCGTGCTCGTGCTCGCTCGCTCGGGCAGTCGGTCTCCCTCCGCGAGGAGAGAGGAGACCCTTGGCAAGCGTGGAGGACGACTCGGTGCCGGCCgagtgcggctgctgctgctgcggctgtctCCTGCCGTGGCCGCGAAATCATCGGGTTGGCCGGTGGTCGGCGCACGCAG GTGCTAAGAGCTACAATACCTGAGAATTCAGTTAGTGGATCATCAGTTCGAGGAAAGCTGCGAGAAATGGAGATGGACTTGGCAGTCGAGCAGTACGG ATGCGTGCATTACAGGAGGAAATGCAAGATAAGGGCGCCCTGCTGCGGCGAGATCTTCGATTGCAGGCACTGCCACAACGAAGCGAAG GACTCGTTGGAGGTCAGCATCAGCGACCGGCACGAGATCCCTCGCCATGAAATCAAGCTG GTTATCTGCTCTCTCTGCAACAAAGAACAGGAT GTACAACAGGATTGCTCCAATTGTGGGGCATGCTTGGGTAAATATTTCTGCGCAAAATGCAACTTTTATGATGACGAT GTATCAAAGAACCAATTTCACTGCGATGGATGTGGCATATGCAG AACTGGTGGTGCAGAGAACTTCTTTCACTGTGACAAATGCG GATGCTGCTACAGCTATGTGCTGAAGGATTCCCATCATTGTGTGGAAAGAGCAATGCACCATAACTGCCCTGTATGCTTCGAG TATCTATTTGACTCAACAAAAGACAtcagtgcactgcactgcggaCACACGATCCATCTGGAATGCCTATACGAGATGAGATCCCATCAACA ATTCTCTTGCCCGGTCTGCCTGAGGTCTGCTTGTGACATGTCCCATGCATGGCAAAAGCTTGATCAAGAG GTTGCAGCATCGCCGATGCCAGTGATCTATCAGAAGAAAATG ATATGGATCCTATGCAACGACTGTGGGACGACATCGAACGTGCAATTCCACATATTGGGACACAAGTGCCCCGGATGCAGCTCTTACAACACCCGGCAGACAAGAGCCGCCCCTGCTGCCGCGTGCTCCAGAGTCTGA
- the LOC4331606 gene encoding E3 ubiquitin-protein ligase RZFP34 isoform X3 has product MEMDLAVEQYGCVHYRRKCKIRAPCCGEIFDCRHCHNEAKDSLEVSISDRHEIPRHEIKLVICSLCNKEQDVQQDCSNCGACLGKYFCAKCNFYDDDVSKNQFHCDGCGICRTGGAENFFHCDKCGCCYSYVLKDSHHCVERAMHHNCPVCFEYLFDSTKDISALHCGHTIHLECLYEMRSHQQFSCPVCLRSACDMSHAWQKLDQEVAASPMPVIYQKKMVCKFSYLCSSVQPGNYTLNKSFCGFFGSVRYGSYATTVGRHRTCNSTYWDTSAPDAALTTPGRQEPPLLPRAPESEF; this is encoded by the exons ATGGAGATGGACTTGGCAGTCGAGCAGTACGG ATGCGTGCATTACAGGAGGAAATGCAAGATAAGGGCGCCCTGCTGCGGCGAGATCTTCGATTGCAGGCACTGCCACAACGAAGCGAAG GACTCGTTGGAGGTCAGCATCAGCGACCGGCACGAGATCCCTCGCCATGAAATCAAGCTG GTTATCTGCTCTCTCTGCAACAAAGAACAGGAT GTACAACAGGATTGCTCCAATTGTGGGGCATGCTTGGGTAAATATTTCTGCGCAAAATGCAACTTTTATGATGACGAT GTATCAAAGAACCAATTTCACTGCGATGGATGTGGCATATGCAG AACTGGTGGTGCAGAGAACTTCTTTCACTGTGACAAATGCG GATGCTGCTACAGCTATGTGCTGAAGGATTCCCATCATTGTGTGGAAAGAGCAATGCACCATAACTGCCCTGTATGCTTCGAG TATCTATTTGACTCAACAAAAGACAtcagtgcactgcactgcggaCACACGATCCATCTGGAATGCCTATACGAGATGAGATCCCATCAACA ATTCTCTTGCCCGGTCTGCCTGAGGTCTGCTTGTGACATGTCCCATGCATGGCAAAAGCTTGATCAAGAG GTTGCAGCATCGCCGATGCCAGTGATCTATCAGAAGAAAATGGTATGTAAATTCAGTTACTTGTGTTCTTCAGTCCAACCAGGTAACTATACGCTGAACAAAAGTTTTTGTGGTTTTTTTGGCTCTGTCAGATATGGATCCTATGCAACGACTGTGGGACGACATCGAACGTGCAATTCCACATATTGGGACACAAGTGCCCCGGATGCAGCTCTTACAACACCCGGCAGACAAGAGCCGCCCCTGCTGCCGCGTGCTCCAGAGTCTGAATTCTGA
- the LOC4331607 gene encoding ras-related protein RABC2a: protein MASSPASSYDCSFKILLIGDSAVGKSSLLVSFVSASHIDDEIAPTIGVDFKIKFLTVNGKKLKLTIWDTAGQERFRGITSSYYRGAHGIILVYDVTKRESFTNLADVWAKEIELHSTNKECIKMLVGNKVDKNEERMVTREEGLAFAQESGCLFLESSAKTRENVEKCFEELALKILEVPSLLEEGSSVVKRNSLKQKHENKAKNGGCCQ, encoded by the exons ATGGCCTCTTCACCGGCGAGCAGCTACGACTGCTCCTTCAAGATCCTGCTCATCGGGGACTCGGCCGTCGGCAAGAGCAGTCTGCTCGTCAGCTTCGTCTCCGCCTCCCACATCGACGACGAAATCGCTCCCACCATAG GGGTTGACTTTAAAATCAAATTTCTCACTGTCAATGGGAAGAAACTGAAGCTAACAATATGGGACACTG CTGGCCAGGAAAGGTTTAGGGGAATCACAAGTTCTTACTACAGAGGTGCCCATGGCATCATTCTAG TGTATGATGTCACAAAGAGAGAAAGTTTCACAAATTTGGCTGATGTATGGGCCAAGGAAATAGAATTGCATTCGACAAATAAAGAGTGCATCAAAATGCTTGTCGGGAACAAGGTGGACAAG AATGAGGAAAGGATGGTGACAAGGGAAGAAGGTCTTGCCTTTGCCCAGGAATCTGGATGTCTTTTTCTTGAGAGCAGTGCCAAAACAAGAGAAAATGTGGAGAAATGCTTTGAAGAGCTTGCGTTAAAG ATTCTTGAGGTACCAAGTCTCTTGGAGGAAGGTTCTTCAGTTGTCAAGAGGAACTCTCTGAAACAGAAGCACGAGAACAAAGCAAAAAATGGAGGATGCTGTCAGTAG
- the LOC4331608 gene encoding probable aquaporin TIP1-1, whose product MPIRNIAVGSHQEVYHPGALKAALAEFISTLIFVFAGQGSGMAFSKLTGGGATTPAGLIAAAVAHAFALFVAVSVGANISGGHVNPAVTFGAFVGGNITLFRGLLYWIAQLLGSTVACFLLRFSTGGLATGTFGLTGVSVWEALVLEIVMTFGLVYTVYATAVDPKKGSLGTIAPIAIGFIVGANILVGGAFDGASMNPAVSFGPALVSWSWESQWVYWVGPLIGGGLAGVIYEVLFISHTHEQLPTTDY is encoded by the exons ATGCCGATCCGCAACATCGCCGTGGGGAGCCACCAGGAGGTGTACCACCCGGGTGCACTCAAGGCGGCGTTGGCCGAGTTCATCTCCACCCTCATCTTCGTCTTCGCCGGCCAGGGCTCCGGCATGGCCTTCA GCAAGCTgaccggcggcggagcgacGACCCCCGCCGGGCTgatcgcggcggcggtggcccacGCCTTCGCCCTGTTCGTGGCGGTGTCCGTCGGCGCCAACATCTCCGGCGGCCACGTGAACCCGGCCGTGACCTTCGGCGCCTTCGTCGGCGGCAACATCACCCTGTTCCGCGGCCTCCTCTACTGGATCGCCCAGCTCCTGGGCTCCACCGTGGCGTGCTTCCTCCTCCGCTTCTCCACCGGCGGGCTCGCCACCGGCACCTTCGGCCTGACCGGCGTCTCCGTGTGGGAGGCCCTGGTGCTGGAGATCGTCATGACCTTCGGCCTCGTCTACACCGTGTACGCCACCGCCGTTGACCCCAAGAAGGGCAGCCTCGGCACCATCGCCCCCATCGCCATCGGCTTCATCGTCGGCGCGAacatcctcgtcggcggcgcgtTCGACGGCGCCTCCATGAACCCGGCCGTCTCCTTCGGCCCGGCCCTCGTCAGCTGGTCCTGGGAGTCCCAGTGGGTGTACTGGGTTGGCCCACTCATCGGCGGtggcctcgccggcgtcatctaCGAGGTCCTCTTCATCTCCCACACCCACGAGCAGCTCCCCACCACCGACTACTAa
- the LOC4331610 gene encoding cyclin-dependent kinases regulatory subunit 1, which yields MGQIQYSEKYFDDTYEYRHVVLPPEVAKLLPKNRLLSENEWRAIGVQQSRGWVHYAIHRPEPHIMLFRRPLNFQQQQEAAAAAAAQMLPK from the exons ATGGGCCAGATCCAGTACTCCGAGAAGTACTTCGACGACACCTACGAGTACAG GCACGTCGTCCTTCCGCCGGAGGTCGCCAAGCTCCTCCCCAAGAATCGCCTTCTCTCCGAG AACGAGTGGCGCGCGATCGGAGTGCAGCAGAGCCGCGGGTGGGTGCACTACGCGATCCACCGGCCGGAGCCGCACATCATGCTGTTCCGCCGCCCGCTCAActtccagcagcagcaggaggcagCCGCGGCTGCAGCGGCGCAGATGCTGCCCAAGTGA
- the LOC4331611 gene encoding pheophorbide a oxygenase, chloroplastic-like — MRAPAAHLSPASSAVPSRNHGLLLHLRFLLSSSVSHLSARENSNPPSGCWFSCQKQAILPVPVSSRLPPPPSCYYSVLLEEHWSPRLPQSPLTTPGASYKNRHAKNLQNHTETSDLRGFPSESTKMPVMAPTASLLLSPRPLPASRRVPSLPALSASGRLRLRRARADTRLRVAAPPSVPGEADQAPGETEPSTSSADEKFVWRDHWYPVSLVEDLDPSVPTPFQLLNRDLVIWKDPKSGEWVALDDRCPHRLAPLSEGRIDETGCLQCSYHGWSFDGSGACTRIPQAAPEGPEAKAVRSPKACAIKFPTLVSQGLLFVWPDENGWEKATATKPPMLPKEFEDPAFSTVTIQRDLYYGYDTLMENVSDPSHIEFAHHKVTGRRDRARPLPFKMESSGAWGYSGSNSGNPRISATFVAPCYALNKIEIDTKLPIFGDQKWVIWICSFNIPMAPGKTRSIVCSARNFFQFSMPGKAWWQLVPRWYEHWTSNLVYDGDMIVLQGQEKIFLSASKESSADINQQYTKITFTPTQADRFVLAFRAWLRKFGNSQPDWFGNPSQEVLPSTVLSKREMLDRYEQHTLKCSSCKGAYNAFQTLQKVFMGATVAFCATAGIPADVQFRLLLAAAALVSAAVAYAFYTLQKNFVFVDYVHAEID; from the exons ATGCGTGCTCCTGCTGCACACTTGtcccccgcctcctccgccgtgccGTCACGCAACCACggactcctcctccacctccgttTCCTACTCTCTTCTTCAGTTTCTCACCTCTCCGCACGAGAAAATTCGAATCCCCCTTCCGGCTGCTGGTTTTCGTGCCAGAAACAGGCGATTTTACCAGTGCCAGTTAGctctcgccttcctcctcctccatcgtgCTACTACTCTGTTCTTCTGGAAGAACACTGGTCTCCTCGCCTACCTCAGTCACCACTCACCACACCAGGTGCGAGCTATAAAAACCGGCACGCCAAAAATCTTCAAAACCACACAGAAACCTCAGATCTCCGAGGCTTCCCAAGCGAGTCGACGAAAATGCCCGTGATGGCTCCGACCgcatctcttctcctctccccgaGGCCGCTGCCGGCGAGCCGCCGGGTCCCCTCGCTCCCGGCGCTCTCGGCTTCCGGTCGCctgcgcctccgccgcgcccgcgccgacaCACGGCTCcgcgtggcggcgccgccgtccgtccCCGGGGAGGCGGACCAGGCGCCCGGGGAGACCGAGCCGAGCACGTCGTCGGCCGACGAGAAGTTCGTGTGGAGGGACCACTGGTACCCCGTGTCCCTCGTCGAGGACCTCGACCCCAGCGTGCCCACCCCGTTCCAGCTCCTCAACCGCGACCTCGTCATCTGGAAGGACCCAAAATCCGGCGAGTGGGTCGCCCTCGACGACCGTTGCCCCCATCGCCTCGCGCCCCTCTCG GAGGGGCGGATCGATGAGACGGGGTGCTTGCAGTGCTCATACCACGGCTGGTCATTCGATGGCTCCGGCGCGTGCACCCGGATCCCGCAGGCGGCGCCCGAGGGGCCGGAGGCCAAGGCTGTGAGGTCGCCGAAGGCGTGCGCGATCAAGTTCCCCACCCTCGTCTCGCAAGGGCTGCTCTTCGTGTGGCCCGACGAGAATGGGTGGGAGAAGGCCACGGCTACCAAGCCTCCGAT GTTACCGAAGGAGTTTGAGGATCCTGCGTTCTCCACGGTGACCATCCAGAGGGATCTGTACTATGGCTATGATACATTGATGGAGAACGTCTCTGATCCGTCGCATATAGAATTTGCTCACCACAAG GTCACTGGTCGAAGAGATCGAGCCAGGCCTTTGCCATTCAAGATGGAATCAAGTGGTGCATGGGGATATTCAGGGTCAAATTCTGGAAACCCTCGCATCAGTGCAACTTTTGTGGCCCCTTGCTATGCACTGAACAA AATTGAGATAGACACAAAGTTACCCATTTTTGGAGATCAGAAATGGGTCATATGGATTTGCTCTTTCAACATTCCAATGGCCCCAGGGAAGACTCGTTCTATAGTTTGTAGTGCTCGGAACTTTTTCCAGTTTAGCATGCCAGGAAAAGCATGGTGGCAG CTTGTCCCTCGATGGTATGAGCATTGGACTTCAAATTTGGTCTATGATGGTGATATGATAGTTCTGCAAGGGCAAGAGAAGATTTTCTTGTCTGCATCGAAGGAGTCTTCTGCAGATATTAATCAGCAGTACACAAAGATCACGTTTACACCCACGCAGGCTGACCGTTTTGTTTTGGCATTCCGGGCATGGCTAAGGAAATTTGGTAACAGCCAACCTGACTGGTTTGGAAATCCTAGCCAAGAAGTGTTGCCTTCCACTGTCCTTTCAAAGCGTGAG ATGCTAGATAGATATGAGCAGCACACACTGAAATGCTCATCTTGCAAAGGGGCATACAACGCCTTCCAGACTCTGCAAAAGGTCTTCATGGGAGCGACAGTGGCGTTCTGTGCAACTGCTGGGATTCCTGCGGATGTTCAGTTCAGATTATTGCTTGCCGCTGCTGCTTTGGTTAGTGCCGCTGTAGCGTACGCATTTTATACGCTCCAGAAGAATTTTGTATTTGTAGATTACGTGCATGCTGAGATTGATTAA